A genome region from Dendrosporobacter quercicolus includes the following:
- a CDS encoding TlyA family RNA methyltransferase, protein MKKERLDVMLVEQNLASSRERAKACIMAGLVFVNGQRIDKAGALVPAGASITVTGDSIGYVSRGGLKLAKALDCFELELRDKVVADIGASTGGFTDCALQNGALRVYAVDVGYGQLAWSLRTDSRVINMERTNIRNVTPADIGESIDFACIDVAFISLAKVLPAVKGLLAPQGGIVALIKPQFEAGRDKVGKKGVVKDPLVHQEVIANVLASSRALGLLPSKLSYSPVKGPEGNIEYLAYLVNVTDAIVTDEIDERMIEHVVNEAHTSL, encoded by the coding sequence GTGAAAAAAGAACGTTTAGATGTGATGCTTGTTGAACAGAACCTGGCAAGCAGCCGGGAACGGGCCAAAGCCTGCATTATGGCCGGGCTGGTATTTGTCAATGGTCAGAGAATTGATAAAGCAGGCGCGCTGGTGCCTGCGGGCGCCAGTATAACGGTAACCGGCGACAGTATCGGGTATGTCAGCCGGGGCGGGTTAAAGCTAGCCAAGGCGCTGGACTGTTTTGAACTGGAGCTTAGGGATAAAGTGGTGGCCGATATCGGGGCTTCTACCGGCGGCTTTACAGACTGCGCTCTGCAAAACGGGGCTTTGCGGGTTTATGCTGTGGATGTGGGTTACGGCCAGTTGGCCTGGTCTCTGCGTACCGACAGCCGGGTAATTAATATGGAACGGACCAACATCCGGAATGTTACCCCGGCTGATATCGGCGAGAGCATTGATTTTGCCTGTATTGATGTGGCCTTTATTTCTTTGGCTAAGGTTTTGCCGGCAGTAAAAGGTTTACTGGCGCCGCAGGGCGGGATTGTGGCGCTCATTAAACCGCAATTCGAGGCCGGGCGGGATAAGGTAGGCAAAAAAGGCGTTGTGAAAGATCCGCTGGTGCATCAGGAAGTGATTGCAAATGTCCTGGCAAGCAGCCGCGCGCTGGGCCTCCTTCCCAGTAAGCTTAGTTATTCCCCGGTCAAAGGGCCTGAAGGCAATATTGAATATCTGGCATATTTAGTCAATGTAACCGATGCAATTGTAACAGATGAAATAGATGAGCGAATGATTGAACATGTTGTCAATGAAGCTCATACCAGCTTGTAA
- a CDS encoding NAD(+)/NADH kinase, protein MLTIGLFPNTCKPNIRVVLTELVNYCQTKQVRILLPEESAVSMGYAQFAAPADVLNSTIDVAVTLGGDGTLLSVTRKLAAQGVPVCGINLGRLGFLAEVEVPELTAMVDQLLCGEYTVQERLMLEAFVMRQGSLLKVSPALNDIVITKGIFSRMLRLELYIQDTFTANYQADGLIFATATGSTAYSLSAGGPIINPSLQVVLVTPICPHTLSSRSLIISGEEEVRVNTQTSNNDVVLTVDGQIAQQLKPGDEIIIKRAPFNAKFIKLAGKSYYETLRTKLWRGD, encoded by the coding sequence GTGCTGACAATTGGGCTATTTCCCAATACCTGTAAACCCAATATTCGGGTTGTTTTAACTGAGCTAGTCAATTATTGCCAAACCAAGCAAGTGAGAATTTTACTGCCTGAAGAGTCAGCCGTTAGTATGGGTTATGCCCAGTTTGCCGCTCCGGCGGATGTGTTGAACAGTACGATTGATGTTGCCGTTACTTTAGGCGGAGATGGAACGCTGCTGAGCGTTACCCGTAAGCTTGCGGCGCAAGGTGTGCCGGTTTGCGGAATTAATCTGGGGCGGCTGGGGTTTCTGGCTGAGGTGGAAGTGCCGGAGCTAACGGCAATGGTTGATCAACTGCTTTGCGGTGAATATACGGTGCAAGAACGCCTGATGCTGGAAGCCTTTGTAATGAGGCAAGGCAGCTTATTGAAAGTTTCCCCGGCGTTAAACGATATTGTGATTACCAAAGGTATATTTTCGCGCATGCTGCGTCTTGAACTATATATTCAGGATACCTTTACCGCCAATTATCAGGCCGACGGGTTGATTTTCGCCACAGCAACCGGATCGACGGCTTATTCGCTGTCAGCCGGAGGGCCGATCATCAACCCAAGCTTACAGGTTGTTCTGGTCACGCCGATTTGTCCGCACACGCTTAGTTCCAGATCATTGATTATTTCCGGTGAGGAAGAGGTCAGGGTGAATACCCAGACCTCAAATAACGATGTCGTATTGACGGTTGACGGGCAAATCGCGCAGCAGCTTAAGCCCGGGGATGAGATCATCATTAAACGGGCGCCGTTTAATGCAA